One segment of Bacteroides caecimuris DNA contains the following:
- a CDS encoding YtxH domain-containing protein yields the protein MEHQFKKDVKEAAMQAKANARLAEQRAEEAKERGAEASSHSGESLKKKVQHAAHVAQEKATEATNTVKEKATEAAHTVQETAQKAKHRVQEMLD from the coding sequence ACGTAAAAGAAGCAGCAATGCAGGCAAAAGCAAATGCCCGGCTTGCTGAACAAAGAGCTGAAGAGGCTAAAGAAAGAGGTGCCGAAGCAAGTTCACATTCGGGTGAAAGTTTGAAAAAGAAAGTACAGCATGCCGCACATGTTGCTCAGGAAAAAGCAACAGAAGCGACTAACACTGTGAAAGAAAAAGCTACAGAAGCAGCCCATACCGTACAAGAGACTGCTCAAAAAGCTAAACACAGAGTACAAGAAATGCTGGATTAA